One genomic region from Rosa rugosa chromosome 1, drRosRugo1.1, whole genome shotgun sequence encodes:
- the LOC133726998 gene encoding uncharacterized protein LOC133726998, translating into MMGTTDESMYNYDLSAKGSLDLFLRSLFSATFTDRLSGGPLHVYRLRLHGQSWEPICHRDVLKAYADYYDDYDEEKTLFLIFNSAKIFDPVYSDDLKSFFRAYGEIDIAHRVAHIPIAKNTGFYFHRLVCKTAEDATRIHDHVKKGGGPHGLDLSKVPVLLREFPDGVFFHTMQPTLRLYVNRCSKRLLQVIRDSVSTK; encoded by the exons ATGATGGGCACCAC AGATGAGTCTATGTACAACTACGATTTGTCGGCTAAAGGCTCTTTGGACCTATTTCTGAGATCTTTATTCAGTGCCACCTTTACCGATAGGTTAAGTGGGGGACCTTTGCATG TTTATCGACTTCGCCTGCATGGTCAAAGTTGGGAGCCCATATGTCACCGTGATGTCTTGAAAGCTTATGCGGACTATTATGATGACTACGACGAAGAAAAGACTCTTTTCCTTATCTTCAACAGTGCGAAGATATTCGATCCAGTATACTCGGATGACCTTAAAAGCTTCTTCAG GGCATATGGAGAGATAGATATTGCTCACCGCGTAGCCCATATCCCAATAGCAAAGAACACTGGTTTTTATTTTCACAGGTTAGTGTGCAAGACGGCTGAAGATGCTACTCGTATTCATGACCACGTTAAGAAGGGTGGCGGTCCTCATGGTCTAGATCTGTCTAAAGTTCCTGTGCTTCTACGTGAGTTCCCAGATGGAGTGTTCTTCCACACGATGCAGCCAACCTTACGACTATATGTGAATCGGTGCTCCAAGAGATTGCTGCAAGTCATACGTGATTCTGTGTCGACCAAGTAG